The Streptomyces sp. Alt3 genome has a segment encoding these proteins:
- a CDS encoding ABC-F family ATP-binding cassette domain-containing protein: MSREVVPVSDVPTALLARDIVRSFGTGRVVDGFSLTASPGHRIGLIGENGVGKSTVLRLLAGADEPDSGSITRPADLGHLHQEMPFDAASTIADVLDEALSEVREGLAELERLSARLAHTEEGSPGHTALLDAYGRLLEHAQDQEAWDADRRAGMVLEGLGLGGIPQDRTLGSLSGGQRGRLALASLLVRRPSALLLDEPTNHLDDTAAAFLEEQVCGLPGAIVLASHDRAFLDAVCTDLIDLDPAAEGPVRYGGDYTAYQAEKRAERERWERRYAEEQEELEALRRSIGTTTHRVAPDRGPRDNEKMGYGLRAGRVQSQISRRVRNASRRLDELDRHRIAEPPRPLRFRRTALTGPTADGTLVSLRDVRVPGRLTLDRLDVSATERLLVTGDNGAGKSTLLAVLAGHLAPDGGVRRKGGLSVGLLTQDTVFERPDRTVRDTYAQTLGSERAEAVPLSSLGLVSEADLGRPVGHLSVGQRRRLALALLVAHPPELLLLDEPTNHLSPRLCDELEAAMGAGPGAIVVAGHDRWLRRCWQGRELRL, from the coding sequence ATGTCACGCGAGGTCGTACCCGTGTCCGACGTACCCACAGCCCTGCTCGCACGCGACATCGTCCGGTCCTTCGGTACCGGCCGGGTCGTCGACGGCTTCTCCCTGACCGCGTCCCCCGGCCACCGCATCGGGCTGATCGGGGAGAACGGGGTCGGCAAGTCGACGGTGCTCCGGCTTCTCGCCGGCGCCGACGAACCGGACTCGGGCAGCATCACCCGGCCCGCCGATCTCGGTCACCTGCACCAGGAAATGCCCTTCGACGCGGCGTCCACGATCGCCGACGTGCTGGACGAGGCGCTGAGCGAGGTCCGGGAAGGGCTCGCCGAGCTCGAACGGCTCTCCGCGCGGCTGGCACATACCGAGGAGGGCTCCCCCGGGCACACCGCGCTGCTCGACGCCTACGGCCGACTGCTCGAGCACGCCCAGGACCAGGAGGCCTGGGACGCCGACCGCCGGGCCGGGATGGTGCTTGAGGGGCTGGGCCTCGGCGGGATCCCGCAGGACCGCACGCTCGGCTCCCTGTCCGGCGGTCAGCGCGGACGGCTGGCCCTGGCCTCCCTGCTGGTCCGGCGGCCCTCGGCGCTGCTGCTGGACGAACCGACCAACCACCTCGACGACACCGCTGCCGCGTTCCTGGAGGAGCAGGTGTGCGGCCTGCCCGGGGCGATCGTCCTGGCGAGCCACGACCGGGCGTTCCTCGACGCGGTGTGCACGGACCTGATCGACCTCGACCCGGCGGCGGAAGGGCCGGTGCGGTACGGCGGCGACTACACCGCGTACCAGGCCGAGAAGCGTGCCGAACGTGAGCGCTGGGAACGCCGCTACGCCGAGGAGCAGGAGGAGCTGGAGGCCTTGCGCCGGTCGATCGGCACGACCACGCACCGGGTCGCTCCGGACCGCGGGCCCCGGGACAACGAGAAGATGGGCTACGGCCTCCGCGCAGGCCGCGTGCAGAGCCAGATCTCACGTCGGGTGCGCAACGCCTCCCGCAGGCTGGACGAACTGGACCGGCACCGGATCGCCGAACCGCCCCGGCCGCTGCGCTTCCGTCGCACGGCGCTCACCGGGCCGACCGCGGACGGGACCCTCGTCTCCCTGCGCGACGTGCGGGTGCCGGGGCGCCTCACCCTCGACCGCCTCGACGTGTCGGCGACCGAGCGTCTGCTCGTGACGGGTGACAACGGGGCGGGGAAGTCGACCCTGCTGGCCGTGCTCGCCGGCCACCTCGCACCTGACGGCGGCGTACGGCGCAAGGGCGGCCTCTCGGTGGGGCTGCTGACCCAGGACACCGTGTTCGAACGGCCGGACCGCACCGTCCGGGACACCTACGCGCAGACGCTCGGCAGCGAGCGCGCGGAGGCCGTGCCGCTGAGTTCTCTGGGTCTGGTGAGCGAGGCGGACCTGGGCCGGCCGGTCGGTCATCTGTCCGTCGGCCAGCGCCGCCGCCTCGCGCTGGCCCTCCTGGTGGCTCACCCGCCCGAGCTGCTGCTGCTCGACGAGCCCACGAACCATCTGTCCCCGCGGCTCTGCGACGAGCTGGAGGCCGCGATGGGTGCGGGGCCCGGAGCGATCGTCGTGGCAGGTCACGACCGCTGGCTGCGGAGATGCTGGCAGGGGCGTGAGCTACGCCTGTGA